AGtagaagaagaataaagtgaGTAGAAAAGTTGTGCGATGCTTTTGTCAGTTGACAAAACAGAATTCAAGTGTGAAGATAATGATTATTGTATTTTTCCTTCTCTATGGAAAACAtattttttcaatttcttttgcaAAGTTCCAAAAATCAGTTGTCGTCACAAACGAGAAGACTCGCTATTATCAAGGATTCTTTTTCTTAAAGAATGTGTGACACAATAAAACATGTACTTCATGTTTGTAAACTTGTGTGAAAATAGGACCAATGTTTTAAGCATTCACTTGAAAACAAGTAAGGGAGCAAAAGATTTACGGGTCAAGCCAAATTAAATTTTTAATTGTTTAAAACCAAACTTGTTTTTCCAACAGGTAGTACTGCGTTAGActatatttttgctttctgtGATTGGTTATCGATTGCTAAAATTATTAACAATATTTGTTAAGATGAATATGTTAAATGGAATGACTTGGAAAATTCTCTTTATATGTTTTTGTGCACCTTAGTTATCATAATTTTAAGCCAATATGTTGAACGTTTACTACTTGAAGTTTAAAATGAACTGTGAACTAAGATCACGTTGTTTATACTTAGTATGGATTTTATTGATAAAGTAATCACATTCTGATTTACATGAAACCTTAAAAGGAAGATGCCTAGAAAACATATTACTTGGTAGTGTTTTGCCTTAGAGTTGTACGGGAACctttagtgttgaggaattgtaGTTGGATTATTTAATTGTCAAATGCGCTTTAGCTAATATCCATATGTATAAAGTTTACAGGCCCAGaatttttcttattgattgaactACCTTATTTTTCTAATTATTTGAAGTTACTATGCTTATAACTTCTTGAGAGGGAGTACAATAAGAAAAAACCATGCACTTATATAATTGTACTAGGTATCACCTCGGCCTATGGCCGGACTCAACCTTTTTTCGATTTCTGTTTGTTGTTTGGATGGCTGGTCAGTATTTTCCCACAAAATTTTTGGTCATGccataattatcaggacatgtttaaTTAGTCAGATCATAAGGTCCCGACCGTTATGGACGATCGTAGTATCTTGTTAATCTGGTCGTTTCACAATGTGTTATTAACCGGACTAACCTTTTTATGGTATTTTTGGGATTAGTTAGGACAATCTCCCATTAAGGTAGCATTTTGTAGGCTTGCTTGAACAACTGTGAAGCAGTTATTAAGTTTTGTGGCTAACACCAAACTATCCTaggggaagaaaagaaaaatggtaAAATGATAAAAAGAGTCTTCGGAGTTTAGAATCAACAGTGCCCCTCTGAAACTAAAGCACCGTGGAAAGGAAGTGCGTCATAATCCCTGGGAGTAACTTAATATGCAAGTCTATAGGAAAAAATAGTTCATGATCAAAAGgtgtaaaaccctaattatcaacaAAACAATTCACACCATACATCTTAATGTTTTGGAATACAACTTTATGTGGTATAAAAAAGAAGAATGATGATCGGAGCTGTTGCGATGATAAGCTAATCAAACAATTATATTAAACTGTGCCTACGTGATGGTGTTCTTACAAGTGAATGTGGATTAAGAGAATATAACTAAAAGCTAGGGATAGTTTTATCTATTTTCCCATTTATTGACTCCAAGTCAATCTAATATGACAAAAAGTCAACTTCCCCCATCCATTCTAGCTTTTCTATAACAAAAATCCTTATAAAATTTGCATGGAGATGATTGTACATTTTTTCGTGATTATGAGAGATTGAATCATCTAGCCCAGTTGGGAAGGAGCTTGACTCTCACGTGGGAGGTCAACGGATTGAGTCTCCACTCAAGAATTTGGAGATTTAATGAAATACTCCACTCATGTAAAATCTAGTTTAGAATTTAAGTTCTTAATGTATCCTTTcctatgaaaaataaataaattatgagaGATTGAGCTTCTTTGACCGTGGATTGTGTCAGGCTTAGTCGCATGAGCTTGTAGTTTAAGCGAGGGCATTTTATATTCGGCTTTGCTACACACCGATACAGTGTGCACCGAGAGGGATCTCACGGTCCCTAATGCAGCGTTCTCAACATCAGGAGGATGGTGGGCAGGCGTGGGCCCCACCCCCTCTCACATGGTGTCCACCACGGTTCTGAAAATTGGGTGCATCTATCATTTTTGTTTTATATTAAGGTGGTGCAATGGTTGAGCACAGTGCAAGCTGGATTGTATTtaacctatcaaaaaaaaaaggtgcaAGCTCGATTGTTTATGTTTATCAGGTTTTTAATCTCTTTTGGCAATTAATCCATTACTGGGCATTACAATTCTCATAAGCTCAATGATTTTAAGACGCGTTGCATGGACATAAAGATTGAGACAGGTGATCGGATTATTGCAGCTAATGGAAGGTAAGGttttaaataaaattatttttcaaaCTTGCAGTATAATCAGTGACGGCATAATTTTCTGCCGAGCCATCATTACATAGAAAGTACTGCAGAACATTATAAGTCCATAGTGCGAAAAACCAATAACCTAACCAAGACTACTCCTATTCCTTCCTAGATGGGCAACCCAAGAGGACTCCGAGAAGCCTTCCCTTCAAGTTTGGAAtgcgagaccgaagaatcatgttTTCTTCAGTTAATTTGTCTAGTTGCAAACAAAGGTCTTTAATGGCTTCTCTCTTTTCATTGTTTCGTCTTATCAACTCCGATTGTTGTtttatattttcttcaatcagctTTGAGACTTGCATTTTCGTATCAAACCACAAATTGCCGTTTTCGCAGCAGCTCACagcaatctgtctcccacatttCTCCTTTTCGTCATCGTTATCAGTTTCGCATTGAGCATCATGTGAACCATGTTCCACGGTTTTGGATTCAGGATCTTCGGCAGCATGTACAGATGTTGCTGGATTGGGATCACTAGTACTGGAAGTACTGTCTCCATTAGCCCCATTGCTATCTATGTTTTGGCTGCTTTCCACGTTAATGAAAGAGTTTAAAGAAGTAGATGCATGATCCGATTCAGGCCTTAACCGATCGTATCGTTCCGCTAAGCAACGGTATGATCTATGAAACTCTTCCATCATTTTAACCAGTTGAGTTCTGTTCTTGTAGTACATCTCCGCTCTTTGAGCAAAAGTATCTCCATCGTCTTGCATAATAAGTGATACGACAGCCTTCATTTTGTCGTCCAAATCTGCATATAATGACATCAGTGTCAATCGGATTATCAATGAAATCAATTAGAATAAGAGGTTTAAATTGGTCATAATTAACTAGAGATGGACAAATATAAAGAGAGATATTACCATTGAGAATAGCTTGAAGCCATGGAGATTGATTGGAATCGATATGTTTGCCCAACCACCATGAACAAGCAACCTTCTTGTTATTCTCCATTAAAAAAACTTATCAATGCAAGAACAAAGTTGTTCAAAACTTGTTTAAGAACACaagttttttatgtttcctttaaTAAGAATAGAAAATTTAGACTGATATGCACCAATTAGTCTGCTTAATTTCAGCTAAATTTGCTCTAATTAAGTTTTTTGATTTATATGGAAAGATTAGTTGGTATATACTAACTCATATTTTGACTTTTGCCTATTTACTGTATATGCATCATCCGGACATTTTCTTTTTGTCCTTGGACTAAATATTTTTATCCCAACATATGATTTGAGTCATGCTCTCGTGCATGACAACACAATGTGTtgggaatatatgttttaaaacataTTAGTTTTTCATTAAAATTGTTTTAATACTCATAAAGgttttcataaaaaaataaattaattatgtcATTAATGTTTTGACCGTTTTATTTTTAATGGGTGTTAATTGTGTGAGTTACATCATAATTAATTTTCATTAAACTATTTTGAAAACCTTTACTATAAATCATATTTTTGGTtgcaaaaatgaaaaagatgagagtttttcttttatgatttgatttttaataagaaaatgaattttggagaaagaaaataagtgtgtgaacatccttatttttctaaatgagtttctgagcaagaatgaagtgtataagttttcacatcctctcatcgtgcaagagtgattgtgtaagagattgaactcggctgttttatcctgtggacgacgcgacatggaagaTCTGCTTACACAATCTTacgcagagccgcgaaacgtcttaaagagagcgacctggtcgtgactcagccataacatttattatttgtttggttttttctttgtAATTGTTTTGCAAGCGGatttcggcaattgttccaacaattttaagacggtTTCTTCTGCCATAGAGATTAAACGAGAACCAATTGCTGAAACACGATAAGTATTgtcgtttattttattttaacaaaTCACTATGATATACTATTCTCACGATTCTTGGAATTTTAGATTATTTATAACTAAAATTGATATTTGTTCGTATTGGACATGGGGTGTAACATATTATGGAGTTTTCTGTGCATCTCCTTAACGAAAAATAATTGGGTCTTGAAATTTTAACCAGATATATTAGACACCTTAAAGATCATCCACGTAAAATATCATAATTTTTAGAGTCTGAAAAGTATTTTTAAGGTATTTTACAAAACCACATAATGTTGCTGAAAATTTCTGACGAGTAGAAATTTAGTCTCGAATAATTTCGTTTTTATGATCTTTGTGTTGTTATTTTGAATTCGTGTATAACATGAAACTTGTAAATCATGAATTTATCTTCAAAACCATTTTGAAATTTTCTATTTGGATTTGTGGTTTGAGAGATGTGGTGATTTCAAAATTGTTGTGTTTGTCTAAAAATATGAGTTGTGATGATTGAGTTTAGAGATTAGAGATGTAAAAACTTAGAATAGAAATCATATTTAATTTTATTACTTTACTTTTGTTTTGGAAATGAAAATATAAGATCATTATTGGAAACCAAACTAGTGCACGACAAATGTTTAATAAAATGCTTAGTAGAAAGTTATAATCTATGACATTATTAGGCATATTTTATTAGAAAATGATGTAATCAGGTTGATAGATTAGGCTATAATCACTGCGGTTTGGTTATCTTGATgcttattttttgtttatttaaaATCTGTAGAATGCATATTTCTCTTTTATTCAGCAAATTTTCTCCGGATTTACCTAATTTATGTTCATTCAAAAAAAGATTCGTAGAATGCATATTTATCTCTAACTAGTTGTATGAAGCTTAAACCATCCGTGATTATGCAATTTGTAGGAGTAAACAACTCTAGCACCGTGATCTCGTAACTGTAGACGCCAGCAACCGATTCCATACTCTTCATATCAGTAAGAATTTACTAAGCCAACAGTTTGATCTACGAACTGAAATACAAAAGTGAGACAAATTTCTACCAGGGAGCAACATAACCAATCGAGCCCAAATATCTACCTGGAGCAGCATATCGAATCGCGCCCCTTATCTCGACCCATATGAATTAAACACTGCCATACTGATCCAACCAATGTTATATGCCATTGGAATATTGGATGTTTAATCCATATTACCAACCAATGCATATATGTAAATCCTTTACGGCGTAGCGGTAACAATTGTACTGATCCAACAGCAACATTGTTGATCTGACACTGGAAATTACTGAGATCCAGACACTTCTCTGACCAGACACTTGAACTAGGCAATTCTGAAGAGACAACAACCAAACACTTCTCTAATAAAATACCAAGCACTTCTGACGTGACACTAGAAATAACATCCATCCTTAGCAATAACAATTATCTTGGCAGTAGCACCGATGAAAACCTAGTTCAACGATAGTACTGATATATGTAATTTTATGAAAATCCTCCAACACAGCGGATAGATTATATTACTTACAATTCAAGGCGGGAATTGAAAAGTTGGACAAAACTCCGAATAGGCATATTATACATTTAAACACATATGTAAACTCCATCAACTCTTATATCGAACTAGTTTATATAATGACTTGGAAGTTGTATAACTTCTCTAATCTCTGTTAGTCCAGTAATCTGATTCGTTAATGAGCGGATAAAGATCAGCAGCAGATGTTGAAGACTCCGAGAACGGGGTATCCTTAGAAATACTCTGTGTTTGATCATAATGATAATCTCTAACCGCTTCGAATTTCAAATCATCGGTAGATTCACTTATTGAATTCGAAACGAATTCTCCGATAGAAGTTTGGCTTTCAAGCATGCTGACTACTGAAGACATCTTAGGCCTTAAGGTGGGAGATGTGTTGGTGCACATGAGAGCTATATTAATCATCCGCAAAACCTCTTCCTCCTCAAATTCAGACTCCAACTTTGGATCAACCAACTCCATTAAATTTCCATTCTCCTGAAGAACTAAAGCCTGAGCATACCGAGAATCAAAATAATCATATCGTTGGTAGATTCACTtaagaaatcaaatcaaaataatcTGATAAGCAAATATCAAAAGTTTAGAGATTTTATAATTATTACCCAATCAAGAAGATAAACACACTCTTCTTTTGTCCGATAACTTGTATTGCTCTTCCCACTTACAATTTCTAACGCAACAACTCCAAAACTGTAAATGTCTGCTTTATCTGTCAAATAGCCTCTTAATGCATACTCCGGTGCCATGTAACCACTGAAAAGCACAAATTACACACCCACATATGTTCAACTAGTATAAAGCATACTGGGATTCTAGTGTTTAGcaatcaaaaatcaaatgaaGAAAATATGCAAACTTACCGAGTACCTGCAATCCGAGTGCTGATATGGGTGTCATCTTCCTCGTCCAGTTTTGCCAGACCAAAGTCAGAAATCTTTGGGTTAAGATCCTTATCGAGAAGCACGTTAGTACCCTTGATGTCTCTGTGAACAATCTTCAGCCTTGATTCTTCGTGCAGATAAGTTAGGCCTCTGGCTATACCTATACAAATCTTCTGCCTTGTTGGCCAATCAAGCTTCAATTGGACCGCTTCTTCTTCTATAATATGCAATCAACCAAAAATTCGTGGTACCTTAATCTTTAATATTATATTAAATGCAGCGTACAAGATAGTAGGAAACAAAATGTGTCCAATTACTCACCAAACAATGCACGGGCAAGGCAATTATTTTCCAAGTATTCATAAATAAGAAGCAACTGATTTCCTTCGACGCAGCATCCATAAAGCTTTGCAAGATTAGGGTGTCGTAAGCCAGAAATCATGCCTATCTCGTTTATAAATTCACGATTTCCTTGTTTAGATTTGGCAGATAGTTGTTTAACAGCAATTATAGTGCCATCTAACAGATATCCCTGCATTTGCTCATAAGAGATCCATGTAAGTATATCACTGGTAGCTAGATGATGGAGTACGAGCAATGCTCTGGATGTAGATACCTTATAAACAGGTCCAAAACCACCTTCACCAATCTTGTTTTCTGCAGCAAAGTTGTTCGTTGCAGCTTTTATTTGCCTCAACGTGAAGGAATTAGTGTTTAGGTCCAAACCTCTTAGTTCTATAAAATACAAATCAGTACAAGAAAGAAAGCTCAtcattaaagagaagatacaGAAAACAAATGATACCAGATAAAGACATGACTTGGGTACGTCAGTTCAAATGTTGATTTCCGTTGCTGTTTGGCTTTGGTTAGTGTTTTGGCATAACTATAGACAAACATAGGTGCCTTGACATAAAATTACCTTTATCGATCGCATTTCTTCTCCCCAAATAAACCTTCCCCCAGACGGCACCCGCCAGAATAAAGACAAAACATAATACAGCAGCAATAATTCCTGCCACAGCACCTACAGGTATGTTTTTCCCACGAGTGTTTGAACGAGGAGgtacaaaatctaaaaataagatACGACATCATTAGATATAAATGCAAATCATTTGGTTTGCTAGTTCCTGCATACTCGAACATGCAGCAACTGTGCAGATCTGAGCTTGTTTGTATGGCGAAAGTAAGAAAGAGGGTGCATAGATAGTAAAAACAAAACGTAGTACCAGGATTTAATACAGAAATAGCTGAAACAAGAGGACCATAGAATCCGGCTTTAGGGATCCTTTGTGTGCCTTTTCCAGCCCAGTAAAACCGAATTTCCAAGGAATTACTAGTAACTGACACATTGAATGTTTTAATGACTGCCTGGCGAACTCCACCTGCTGCTTTCACAATATTGAAATCCTTCAACTTAAGCTTTCCCTGCAATGGCTATCAAGTTAAATAAAGAATTTCTTATGTCAtatgaaggaaagaaaaaaagcaAACTTTCAGGATGTTATTACATACCTGAATGTAGACATCGAACACACGCCTCCCAAGACTGTCTTGTGATTTATCATTTGGGAGGAATTCTATCTCAGCGAAGTGGAGGTTCACAGTATAATTCCCATTGATCAAACAAAACCCATAATAAGTTAGAGATAGAGGAGATTTGCGTGCGGCCGTGTATAATTCTGAATCCGCCATCGAGAGAGATGTTATAGGAATTCCAGCTATAAGAATGTCACTACCGTCATTATTGTCCATGAAATCACCAGTGGTACTTAAGGCCCAATTATTAGTTCTTTGGTGGTAAAAGTTCGAAGAGCCCTCTGCATTCTGATCCCAATCGTAGTTGCCATCATCACTTCCATTCACAAGAAAACTTTCTCCACCACAGTTGATGTTGAACGAATGACGATCTGGAAAAGTGTATGAAAAATGTTAATATACGTACATAACCAGTGGAGAAAACAATATCTTATGTTCTCAAATATTTCAGGAGATTTATACTTAATTACCCGGTTGATCACAAACGAGGCTCTTCAAGCATTTTGGTATGCCATTCCTTCATAATTTCAGCACACAATGTTTGAGAGAGCATGTTCAGATTGCGAGATCACTTTTTGTTTATTCAAAATGCAAATTTCTCGAGTAGAATGAATGAAAACTTACGAGCTGTTTCTTATTGAAGAGCTTCCAAATAAATTTCTGTCCAATAAAAAAGATGAAAGTCTCCCACAATGTATACTCAATTAAATAATCAGGCAAAGTGCAAAAAGTACAAGTTGGGTGATAGAAATTTTTCTTACATAGTACGGTTCAGTTGACAACCCCATGAGTTCTCCAATGTGAGATTGTTGTATGAAAGATCACTATAATAAGGTATGTATCAAAAAAGAAATATAAGTAAGGTTATAAAATGTTTCGTATTTGCTAATCCTTAGCACACGAAGGTTTTTTACAACATTGCACTGGTGAAAAAGTAAGCCAGAGACTTAGAAAGTTAGTGTAATGGTATAGTTTTCCTATATCACAGTAGTACAGTGGTAAATTTAATGGGTTCCAAAACTGGTCAGCACCAAATTCTCATATAACAACTTTTTGTTGACCTATAACCGCCCGAAGAACAGGACTAGAGGAATTTCTAGCTGCAATAATGGGAAAAGATGCAACTAGTATTGTCATCGGAACAATATATATACCTGGTGTAGAGATACAATAGAATATGAACATATTTACCAAGATGAACTCCAATGGTTAAGCATTAAGGAAATGGTACTTACATACTTTTTACTTCTCCAAGCATCCAACTCGGTAAAGGTCCAGTCAGCAAGTTTCCGGTTAAGTACCTAATTGAAAGTCAATTCATTGCATGCATATTTTATATCCCATAATTAATCTTATTTTGGAGAAGAATTAATAAAATCTCTTACAGAAATTTAACTAGAGAAGGATTGATGAAGTTGTTTGGAATTTCTCCCGAAAGTTTGTTAAAGCTGAGATCTCTGCAAAGAGAGGCAAACAATACAACAATAAAGAGTAGTAGAAGAAAACAGTAATGAAATGTATACTGACAATGAATTGTGTCCTCAATTTCCAGATTTGTTTAGGTCATAATATTTTTTGGTCACATAGgatttattttactttttccaAAAGTTTATTCTCCTAATGGAAACACTGAAATAAATAATGTGAAAACGGTGTGTTCGTATATTTGGATTTACATCCTCTCCCTCATCCTCTTGTTTCGAAAGATCTTTTAGAGGCTTAAACAATCCATGCCATCAATAAtatctatttttccaaaaataaaaccgCTCCTCTATGAAGGCATGACAACTGTACTACTTTCACCCAAAATTTTACGGGTGGAGATGGTTTTTTGAGACTTCCTAaagttaaaggaaaatctgattaCAAATCAGCAAAGGATGTTATTGATAAACATCCTCAATGTAACAATAGTTTACTATTCTTTTATTGTTAAAGGAAAAGTAAGGAAAAGGTAAGTGAACTCACAAGGACTTGAGCCTTTTCATACTGCTAAAGTAGGTGGGTAATGTTCCGTTAATATTGCAACTCCTTAGAGTACTAAACAAAACCAGATATAAGAAATTATTGATCATAAGATATGGAACCTCTTACATAAGACAGAAGAAAGAAGTGCATATAAATGGAATAATCAACATATCCAACTTACAGTATGTACATGCTTTTCAAGTTATGAAGTGGTGGAAAAGGACCATATTTATTACCACGTAAGTCACTAATCTTCCTGCATTGAGACATTGAGCAAGACATATAAAACAACCTCGATGATAGTGGTACGGATAGTCTAGATAAACTTAATATTCCGTTCTTGTTTAGTTGaaggtttaggttttttatttttttaattccttaATAGATGAACGTTTTCATAATTTTCCCAATTTATGCCTGAACTACTCGGTACTAAAAAAACAGGCCAACAACATCTCCGAAAGATAAAAATTTGATTAATCAACTTACAAAATTGATAAATTCTCCAAGGCAGAGATGTCACATGGAATTGGTCCTTCCAAACCGCTTGCTTGAATCTCTCtacaaatattaaagaaattagaaGTGATAAGGAACGAAGAGAAGTAGTGAACATGAACTCGATCAAAAGGTGTAAAATCTCACAGTCTTTCAAGGTTGGTCCAATTCTTTATAAAGCTAGGTATCTTTCCAGTGAACTGATTGTCACTTATTCGGCTGCATCACAATTCCAAATGCATTATATACATATGCTATCCAAAAGTTGTTCAATGAATTAAATTAAGATGCCTCACACTTTATCAATCTTACAAGTCTGTCAGGTTGGTTAACTTATAAAAAGTTGGCGGCACTTCCCCAGTAAAATTATTCGAGCTAAGCACTCTACAACAGTTACAAAGAGCAATCAAccagttttattttattataaaaaaaCACAAATTCCTCCGAGTTGTAAAATCTCAAAAAGTGAATATGCACTAAAAAAACTTACATCCGGTTTATGCCTACGATGTCTCCGAGTTTTTGAGGAAGATGCCCAGAGAGTTGATTGATTTCCAAAGCTCTGTAAAGTGAACATTAATGTTAATCGGCAAACAACAGCTAAATATTGAGTGGACAAGAAGCAATcaataagagaacttacaaattTTTTAAAGTAGTGATATTTCCTATCTCTTCCGGGATTGGGCCAGATAATCGATTTCCAAAGAGCGAGCTGCATTTGATTTGTTTCACTCTCTATTACTATTAATGTTGGAAAATAGCAACATCTGATTTGAAAATTTTGTTATTTGTATAGGAGAATAGAATGATACATATATTCTTACATGTTCACCAACTTCATAGAACCCCATACTTTTGGGATTGAACCGTTGAGGTAGTTGCG
This DNA window, taken from Papaver somniferum cultivar HN1 chromosome 3, ASM357369v1, whole genome shotgun sequence, encodes the following:
- the LOC113358821 gene encoding probable LRR receptor-like serine/threonine-protein kinase At1g53420 isoform X2 → MVPMVLTVIALPLATPSAMLQQCKLKNDTFIEDEASRVHREKVCDGVVGPTYIPIPIQRGDIFDHPIPSRCPLRCWALVDVSRLIVLDRQSLAGILPPELVKLPYLQVINLDRNYLNGSIPKVWGSMKLVNISLFGNRLSGPIPEEIGNITTLKNLALEINQLSGHLPQKLGDIVGINRIVLSSNNFTGEVPPTFYKLTNLTDFRISDNQFTGKIPSFIKNWTNLERLEIQASGLEGPIPCDISALENLSILKISDLRGNKYGPFPPLHNLKSMYILTLRSCNINGTLPTYFSSMKRLKSLDLSFNKLSGEIPNNFINPSLVKFLYLTGNLLTGPLPSWMLGEVKSIDLSYNNLTLENSWGCQLNRTINLFGSSSIRNSSNGIPKCLKSLVCDQPDRHSFNINCGGESFLVNGSDDGNYDWDQNAEGSSNFYHQRTNNWALSTTGDFMDNNDGSDILIAGIPITSLSMADSELYTAARKSPLSLTYYGFCLINGNYTVNLHFAEIEFLPNDKSQDSLGRRVFDVYIQGKLKLKDFNIVKAAGGVRQAVIKTFNVSVTSNSLEIRFYWAGKGTQRIPKAGFYGPLVSAISVLNPDFVPPRSNTRGKNIPVGAVAGIIAAVLCFVFILAGAVWGKVYLGRRNAIDKELRGLDLNTNSFTLRQIKAATNNFAAENKIGEGGFGPVYKGYLLDGTIIAVKQLSAKSKQGNREFINEIGMISGLRHPNLAKLYGCCVEGNQLLLIYEYLENNCLARALFEEEAVQLKLDWPTRQKICIGIARGLTYLHEESRLKIVHRDIKGTNVLLDKDLNPKISDFGLAKLDEEDDTHISTRIAGTRGYMAPEYALRGYLTDKADIYSFGVVALEIVSGKSNTSYRTKEECVYLLDWALVLQENGNLMELVDPKLESEFEEEEVLRMINIALMCTNTSPTLRPKMSSVVSMLESQTSIGEFVSNSISESTDDLKFEAVRDYHYDQTQSISKDTPFSESSTSAADLYPLINESDYWTNRD
- the LOC113358821 gene encoding probable leucine-rich repeat receptor-like serine/threonine-protein kinase At3g14840 isoform X1, with the protein product MMDAIGGSSSVHHGRMLYLYVFAVLLIIGCGFFDLALSHRLPDVEVEALTEIAKTLGKQGWDFAKLDPCNGTDGINCNCTSSGDAVCHVTAIVLDRQSLAGILPPELVKLPYLQVINLDRNYLNGSIPKVWGSMKLVNISLFGNRLSGPIPEEIGNITTLKNLALEINQLSGHLPQKLGDIVGINRIVLSSNNFTGEVPPTFYKLTNLTDFRISDNQFTGKIPSFIKNWTNLERLEIQASGLEGPIPCDISALENLSILKISDLRGNKYGPFPPLHNLKSMYILTLRSCNINGTLPTYFSSMKRLKSLDLSFNKLSGEIPNNFINPSLVKFLYLTGNLLTGPLPSWMLGEVKSIDLSYNNLTLENSWGCQLNRTINLFGSSSIRNSSNGIPKCLKSLVCDQPDRHSFNINCGGESFLVNGSDDGNYDWDQNAEGSSNFYHQRTNNWALSTTGDFMDNNDGSDILIAGIPITSLSMADSELYTAARKSPLSLTYYGFCLINGNYTVNLHFAEIEFLPNDKSQDSLGRRVFDVYIQGKLKLKDFNIVKAAGGVRQAVIKTFNVSVTSNSLEIRFYWAGKGTQRIPKAGFYGPLVSAISVLNPDFVPPRSNTRGKNIPVGAVAGIIAAVLCFVFILAGAVWGKVYLGRRNAIDKELRGLDLNTNSFTLRQIKAATNNFAAENKIGEGGFGPVYKGYLLDGTIIAVKQLSAKSKQGNREFINEIGMISGLRHPNLAKLYGCCVEGNQLLLIYEYLENNCLARALFEEEAVQLKLDWPTRQKICIGIARGLTYLHEESRLKIVHRDIKGTNVLLDKDLNPKISDFGLAKLDEEDDTHISTRIAGTRGYMAPEYALRGYLTDKADIYSFGVVALEIVSGKSNTSYRTKEECVYLLDWALVLQENGNLMELVDPKLESEFEEEEVLRMINIALMCTNTSPTLRPKMSSVVSMLESQTSIGEFVSNSISESTDDLKFEAVRDYHYDQTQSISKDTPFSESSTSAADLYPLINESDYWTNRD
- the LOC113360752 gene encoding protein NETWORKED 3A-like translates to MENNKKVACSWWLGKHIDSNQSPWLQAILNDLDDKMKAVVSLIMQDDGDTFAQRAEMYYKNRTQLVKMMEEFHRSYRCLAERYDRLRPESDHASTSLNSFINVESSQNIDSNGANGDSTSSTSDPNPATSVHAAEDPESKTVEHGSHDAQCETDNDDEKEKCGRQIAVSCCENGNLWFDTKMQVSKLIEENIKQQSELIRRNNEKREAIKDLCLQLDKLTEENMILRSRIPNLKGRLLGVLLGCPSRKE